A genome region from Fusarium musae strain F31 chromosome 5, whole genome shotgun sequence includes the following:
- a CDS encoding hypothetical protein (EggNog:ENOG41) has protein sequence MQSSILPLASAMVLISQAIAGVISPREASLAHFQIFGDDNCTTAESMGEFNLYSEDTDKCHTFPTDKAVNSVYISYISDECADFCYGRFITYGSYNIVC, from the exons ATGCAGTCCTCTATCCTTCCCCTGGCTTCTGCTATGGTCCTCATCTCACAGGCCATTGCAGGAGTGATTTCTCCTCGCGAAGCATCTCTCGCTCATTTTCAGATATTCGGCGACGATAACTGCACTACTGCCGAAAGCATGGGTGAATTCAATCTTTATTCTGAGGATACCGACAAATGTCACACATTTCCCACTGACAAGGCTGTCAACTCTGTTTACATTTCTTATATCAGCGATGAATGTGCAG ACTTTTGCTATGGCCGTTTTATTACCTATGGAAGCTACAATATTGTTTGTTAA
- a CDS encoding hypothetical protein (EggNog:ENOG41), protein MDRLRDLEVPWTDSNTPTRRNSVDLSIPSPPAEHDPKAFLNHHTAKSAPKTDPSQLEKGSQDDSIDEEPTQQQLSLRQRLHHFTWAWFTLPMSAGGLALLIHVQPHQFPGLRIIGTVLYSINLLIFTLCCIGMICRFLFNPGDLTKSVTHHREAFLFPTFFLAIASLITSTQRYAIPKDDPSYVWATETIFWIYIVVTFILAVWQYSYLFSGHSFNLQTMMPGWLLPIFPVMLAGTVATVILDTQSHLNPLPIIFAGLTCQGLGFCVSMMMYAHMIGRLMQSGLPNREHRTGLFMNVGPPAFTALALIGMANALPKTISGPDNLALNVDTVRTVALLCAVFLWALSMWWFLIAVVAVVSSPPKFFHLGWWPMVFPNTGFTLATISIGNEFKCEGILWAASGMTIILVITFLIVFSFNMRAVFVRDIMYPGKDEDADDH, encoded by the coding sequence ATGGATCGCCTTCGAGATCTGGAAGTCCCTTGGACGGACTCAAATACCCCCACGCGCCGAAATTCGGTTGATTTATCTATTCCTTCGCCACCGGCTGAACACGACCCCAAGGCATTTCTTAATCACCATACAGCGAAATCGGCACCGAAGACTGATCCCTCACAACTTGAGAAGGGCAGTCAAGATGACAGTATCGACGAGGAGCCTACACAACAACAATTGTCCCTCAGACAGCGCTTGCATCATTTTACTTGGGCTTGGTTTACACTACCCATGAGTGCAGGCGGTTTGGCTCTATTAATTCACGTACAGCCTCATCAATTCCCTGGTTTGAGAATCATCGGTACTGTGCTTTATAGCATAAACCTTCTCATTTTTACACTCTGCTGTATTGGCATGATATGTCGCTTCTTGTTCAACCCCGGCGACTTGACAAAATCTGTCACGCATCATCGAGAGGCATTCCTCTTCCCAACTTTCTTCCTGGCTATTGCTTCgctcatcaccagcaccCAGCGATATGCCATTCCAAAAGATGATCCCTCATATGTTTGGGCAACTGAGACCATCTTTTGGATCTATATCGTTGTCACATTCATCTTAGCTGTCTGGCAGTACTCGTACCTCTTTTCAGGACACAGCTTCAACCTGCAAACAATGATGCCAGGTTGGCTGCTGCCTATCTTCCCAGTCATGTTGGCAGGTACCGTCGCAACTGTCATCTTGGATACCCAAAGCCACCTCAACCCACTCCCCATCATCTTCGCTGGCCTGACGTGTCAAGGCCTGGGCTTCTGTGTCTCCATGATGATGTACGCTCACATGATCGGTCGACTCATGCAATCTGGTCTTCCCAATCGAGAACACCGAACCGGCCTCTTCATGAATGTCGGCCCGCCAGCCTTTACAGCCTTGGCCCTTATCGGCATGGCCAACGCACTCCCCAAGACTATCTCTGGACCTGACAACCTTGCTCTCAACGTCGACACCGTCCGCACAGTAGCTCTACTCTGCGCAGTATTCCTCTGGGCACTGAGCATGTGGTGGTTCCTTATCGCTGTCGTCGCAGTGGTCTCATCCCCACCCAAGTTCTTCCATCTTGGCTGGTGGCCGATGGTCTTCCCAAACACTGGCTTCACGCTTGCTACCATCTCCATTGGTAACGAGTTCAAGTGCGAAGGTATTCTCTGGGCTGCGAGCGGCATGACTATTATTCTTGTCATCACATTTTTAATCGTCTTCTCATTTAACATGAGAGCTGTTTTTGTACGAGATATCATGTATCCTGGAAAGGACGAGGATGCAGATGATCACTAG
- a CDS encoding hypothetical protein (EggNog:ENOG41) — translation MSQAQQPSDPTFRAYSAQQGATYAEHRRNYNPKLYDAIIDFHKEGSGRFDTLIDVGCGPGTATRSLAPHFKTAYGLDPSEGMISTARSITTLENVKFEVSSAESLGSELANPIPEGSVDVITGATCAHWFDMPQFWEQAAKTLKPGGTVALWTAAGVQVDPSMPAHKAVQEVIDDLDNLVEDYMLPGNLMVRDLYRGLPLPWTLDPPLSVFDQESFIRKEWCTGPASETMFFEHSPPVNLVMLEMVLGTASPVTRWREAHPEAVGTENDVVRQIRRRIEKILNDAGVEKGKEMLTGDMTGVLLLLRKKSD, via the coding sequence ATGAGCCAGGCGCAACAGCCATCAGACCCGACATTCCGGGCATATAGCGCTCAGCAAGGCGCCACTTATGCCGAACATCGTCGAAACTATAATCCCAAGCTATACGATGCAATTATAGACTTCCATAAAGAAGGGTCTGGCCGTTTTGATACCCTGATTGATGTCGGCTGTGGACCAGGAACAGCCACTCGTAGCCTTGCCCCTCACTTCAAGACTGCATATGGCCTTGACCCCTCAGAGGGAATGATAAGCACTGCGCGCTCCATCACCACCCTCGAAAACGTCAAGTTCGAAGTCTCTTCAGCTGAATCTCTGGGATCTGAACTTGCCAATCCAATTCCCGAGGGCAGTGTCGATGTGATCACTGGAGCCACTTGCGCCCATTGGTTTGACATGCCGCAATTCTGGGAGCAAGCtgccaagaccctcaagCCTGGAGGTACTGTGGCTCTGTGGACAGCTGCTGGTGTTCAAGTCGATCCGTCAATGCCCGCTCATAAAGCTGTGCAGGAGGTTATTGATGACCTTGATAACTTGGTTGAAGACTATATGCTGCCCGGCAACCTCATGGTCCGTGATCTTTACCGTGGTCTACCCTTGCCTTGGACTCTTGATCCTCCTCTTTCGGTCTTTGACCAAGAGTCATTTATCCGCAAAGAATGGTGTACTGGTCCAGCCTCTGAGACAATGTTCTTTGAGCACTCGCCGCCAGTCAACTTGGTTATGTTGGAGATGGTTCTTGGCACCGCTAGTCCTGTTACCAGATGGAGGGAAGCCCATCCTGAAGCTGTCGGAACGGAGAATGACGTTGTTCGTCAGATCAGAAGAAGGATTGAGAAGATTCTCAACGATGCAGGCGtggagaagggcaaggagatGCTTACGGGCGACATGACTGGTGTATTGCTGCTTCTTAGGAAGAAGAGTGACTAG